In Blastopirellula sp. J2-11, a single genomic region encodes these proteins:
- a CDS encoding BBP7 family outer membrane beta-barrel protein yields MLVSRFPAALALTLSASGLFAAPVNLDQPNSLDRPSYFAPEKSPAQLWRQNTQPVSLTEDAPAPADKIYAESLEPGMMPSAAYGESYGSGCESEGCYDECFQDCFRPTWFAYAGALAMTRDNSNEVWLSNDSGDFGARVMGSNAAGMGWKAGYEIRFGRHFGCSNWAWEVDYWAVRGTASHTVTNQGLVGQLDTPLDVNFQGLTYNGSNVDDYYNNAQAHRLQRSYDFYNVELNFFQDPNFYNANCCGGCVQFGALAGLRYFKVREGFAFSTDPTDYSFSGADDELHYDIDVDNNLIGAQLGMIMNYNFDRLNLYAKTKFGIYGNAINQQSRMYGNLGNAYIDNALSPNNGRQYDISASKGRVSFLGELDLGAGYQLTKRFSINGGYRVVAASGIALATEQIPQNFEDLGIVASTPSNGDLLLHGGYLGGQFIW; encoded by the coding sequence ATGTTGGTTTCTCGTTTTCCCGCTGCACTTGCGCTGACGCTATCGGCGTCGGGACTGTTTGCGGCGCCTGTTAATCTGGATCAACCCAATTCGCTTGATCGGCCCAGCTATTTTGCTCCCGAGAAAAGCCCCGCTCAACTATGGCGACAGAACACTCAGCCTGTCTCCCTCACGGAAGACGCGCCGGCCCCGGCCGATAAAATTTACGCCGAGTCGCTTGAACCTGGAATGATGCCGTCCGCCGCTTACGGCGAATCGTACGGCAGCGGTTGCGAGTCGGAAGGCTGCTACGACGAATGCTTCCAAGATTGCTTCCGCCCAACCTGGTTCGCCTACGCCGGCGCTTTGGCGATGACCCGCGACAACAGCAATGAAGTCTGGCTGTCGAATGACAGCGGCGATTTTGGCGCTCGCGTGATGGGATCCAACGCCGCCGGTATGGGGTGGAAGGCCGGTTACGAAATTCGTTTCGGTCGTCACTTCGGTTGCAGCAACTGGGCTTGGGAAGTCGACTACTGGGCGGTTCGCGGAACGGCGTCGCACACGGTCACCAACCAAGGACTCGTCGGTCAGCTGGATACTCCGCTAGACGTTAACTTCCAGGGTTTGACCTACAACGGCAGCAATGTCGACGACTACTACAACAACGCCCAGGCTCATCGTCTGCAACGTAGCTATGACTTCTACAATGTAGAGTTGAACTTCTTCCAGGACCCCAACTTTTACAACGCCAACTGCTGCGGCGGCTGCGTTCAATTTGGCGCCCTGGCTGGTCTGCGATACTTCAAGGTTCGTGAAGGCTTCGCGTTCTCGACCGACCCGACTGACTATTCTTTCAGCGGAGCGGACGACGAACTGCACTACGATATCGATGTCGACAACAACTTGATCGGCGCCCAACTCGGCATGATCATGAACTACAACTTTGATCGCTTGAATCTGTACGCCAAGACGAAGTTTGGCATCTACGGAAATGCGATCAATCAGCAATCGCGGATGTATGGCAACTTGGGCAACGCCTATATCGACAACGCTTTGAGCCCGAATAACGGACGCCAGTACGATATTTCGGCCTCCAAGGGACGCGTCAGCTTCCTGGGCGAATTGGACCTTGGCGCCGGCTATCAGCTGACGAAGCGTTTCTCGATCAACGGCGGTTATCGTGTTGTCGCCGCCTCGGGAATCGCCTTGGCGACCGAGCAGATTCCCCAAAACTTTGAAGACCTGGGGATCGTCGCCAGCACGCCTTCCAATGGCGACTTGCTGCTGCACGGCGGATACCTCGGCGGCCAGTTCATCTGGTAA
- the hpf gene encoding ribosome hibernation-promoting factor, HPF/YfiA family, whose protein sequence is MQVNISTRHGHLSADSQETISEKVQKLTRLFERITSVDVTVDLEHNDKPGVELRVTAERTDDFVAADSCSSLLGALDNSIHKMEQQLRKHKERLKDHRGPGLKDQAAVNSPDSEA, encoded by the coding sequence GTGCAAGTCAATATTTCTACGCGACATGGCCACTTGAGCGCGGACTCGCAAGAGACGATTTCCGAAAAAGTACAAAAGTTGACCCGCTTGTTTGAACGGATCACTTCGGTCGACGTCACCGTCGATTTAGAGCACAACGACAAGCCGGGCGTGGAATTGCGTGTTACGGCTGAGCGTACCGACGATTTTGTCGCCGCTGACAGTTGCTCAAGCCTGCTCGGCGCGTTGGACAACTCGATCCACAAGATGGAACAACAACTCCGCAAACATAAAGAGCGGCTGAAAGATCATCGCGGCCCAGGCTTAAAAGACCAAGCCGCCGTCAACAGCCCTGATTCCGAAGCCTAA
- a CDS encoding sugar phosphate isomerase/epimerase family protein has translation MEKLVDLEFSNVDLTISEKSKHLKPSFVVNDPDGALEVCRDTQRLNLSNFRIQIDAVKDEHYRQFEAICKLAKAVKVSSLTVPSGELGTPFNEEVEHLRELVAIAAVEGIVVSMHTHVGCLSEDADTIKVLCDNVKGLGVTLDPSHFICREDSPANYEKILSYVRHVYLRDTTKSEMQVRVGQGEVEYGKVISQLESVHYKRALTIHMPPLPDVDQMAEMRKMRLLMESLL, from the coding sequence ATGGAAAAGCTCGTTGATCTTGAATTCAGCAACGTCGATCTTACGATCAGCGAGAAAAGTAAGCATTTGAAGCCGTCATTCGTGGTGAACGACCCGGATGGCGCTCTCGAAGTTTGTCGTGATACGCAACGACTAAACCTGTCGAATTTTCGCATCCAGATCGACGCCGTCAAAGACGAGCACTATCGCCAGTTCGAGGCGATCTGCAAATTGGCCAAAGCGGTCAAAGTCTCGTCGCTGACCGTCCCCTCAGGCGAGTTAGGCACTCCTTTTAATGAAGAGGTTGAGCACCTGCGCGAGCTGGTCGCGATCGCCGCGGTCGAAGGGATTGTAGTCAGCATGCACACGCATGTCGGCTGTTTGTCGGAAGACGCCGACACGATCAAGGTGCTGTGCGACAACGTCAAAGGACTCGGCGTTACGCTCGACCCGAGCCATTTTATTTGCCGCGAAGATAGCCCGGCCAACTACGAAAAGATCCTCAGCTACGTCCGCCATGTCTACTTGCGCGACACGACGAAGTCCGAGATGCAGGTTCGCGTCGGCCAAGGCGAAGTCGAATACGGCAAAGTGATCTCGCAGTTGGAATCGGTCCACTACAAGCGAGCATTGACGATCCACATGCCGCCGCTGCCGGATGTCGATCAGATGGCCGAGATGCGAAAAATGCGATTGTTGATGGAAAGCTTGCTGTAA
- the sppA gene encoding signal peptide peptidase SppA, with protein MTNGQDPPQQQPIIIKHGSSWFLRIIAFVGWLGLMFAGLIIIVQLAATAQYFNEVDGVSENYYSGDKMATDKIALIRVEGLIMEGEGYIRNQIDLARKDKNVKAIVLRVDSPGGSVSASDYIYHHLNELRKDREIPLVVSMGASATSGGYYVSMAVGDEEDVIFAEPTTITGSIGVIIPHYDVSGLMAEYHIKDDSIASHDRKQMLSMTRTMPEDQRELVQGLVNDMFTRFKDVVKTGRPAYVKDPGKLDELATGEVYLTDQAIKLGLVDKVGFVEAAIERAAELAKLDVKKTRVVAYKKPVSLFGIGTASVANPTESLMKAVLNVTSPKAYYLDSSLPSLSAGLATAQ; from the coding sequence ATGACCAACGGACAAGATCCTCCCCAACAACAGCCCATCATCATCAAGCACGGCAGCAGTTGGTTCCTTCGAATCATCGCCTTTGTCGGTTGGCTGGGCCTGATGTTCGCTGGCTTGATCATCATTGTCCAGCTCGCTGCGACGGCGCAGTACTTTAACGAAGTCGACGGAGTCAGCGAAAACTATTATTCCGGCGACAAAATGGCCACCGACAAGATCGCCCTGATTCGCGTCGAGGGTTTGATCATGGAAGGGGAAGGCTATATCCGCAATCAGATCGACCTGGCCCGCAAAGATAAGAACGTGAAAGCGATCGTCCTCCGGGTCGATTCGCCCGGGGGATCGGTCAGCGCTTCGGACTACATCTATCACCACCTGAACGAACTGCGTAAGGATCGCGAGATTCCGCTCGTCGTCAGCATGGGCGCTTCCGCAACGAGCGGCGGTTATTACGTTTCGATGGCGGTTGGCGACGAGGAAGATGTGATCTTTGCCGAACCGACGACGATCACCGGTTCGATCGGCGTGATCATTCCGCACTACGACGTGAGCGGACTGATGGCTGAATACCACATCAAAGATGACTCAATCGCCAGTCACGATCGCAAGCAGATGCTGAGCATGACCCGCACGATGCCTGAGGATCAGCGAGAACTGGTTCAAGGTCTGGTCAACGATATGTTCACGCGATTCAAAGACGTCGTGAAGACGGGCCGTCCCGCCTATGTGAAAGATCCCGGCAAGCTGGACGAATTGGCGACCGGCGAAGTTTATTTGACCGACCAAGCGATCAAGCTGGGTCTGGTCGACAAGGTCGGCTTCGTCGAAGCCGCGATCGAACGTGCCGCCGAACTGGCGAAGCTGGACGTGAAGAAAACGCGCGTCGTCGCCTATAAGAAGCCGGTTTCGCTGTTCGGTATTGGGACGGCCTCGGTGGCCAATCCGACCGAATCGCTGATGAAGGCCGTGCTGAACGTGACCAGCCCCAAAGCGTATTACTTGGACTCCAGCCTGCCGTCGCTGTCGGCGGGCCTAGCGACCGCCCAGTAG
- a CDS encoding PTS sugar transporter subunit IIA produces the protein MKFADFICVNGIKPELNALDKEGVIRELAESLVAAGAIQAENVDGIIKAIMKREELGSTGIGRGIAVPHTKHPSVETLVGTVGVSTEGVEFSSLDGEKVHLFFLLVSPPDRPGDHLRALENISRQLRDDMFCKFLKQSKTVADIQQLLEEADNNQFGS, from the coding sequence GTGAAGTTTGCTGACTTCATTTGCGTCAACGGGATCAAACCCGAGTTGAACGCTCTGGACAAAGAAGGCGTCATCCGTGAGCTCGCGGAAAGCCTTGTCGCGGCAGGAGCGATTCAAGCCGAAAACGTCGACGGCATCATCAAAGCGATTATGAAGCGAGAGGAGCTCGGCAGCACAGGTATCGGCCGCGGAATCGCCGTTCCCCACACCAAGCATCCTAGCGTCGAAACGCTGGTAGGCACCGTGGGGGTTAGCACCGAGGGAGTCGAGTTCAGCAGCCTAGATGGTGAAAAAGTTCATCTCTTCTTCCTGCTGGTTTCGCCTCCTGATCGCCCCGGCGATCACTTGCGAGCGCTGGAGAATATCTCTCGCCAGTTGCGGGACGATATGTTCTGCAAATTCCTGAAGCAGTCGAAGACCGTCGCCGACATCCAGCAACTGCTGGAAGAAGCCGACAACAACCAATTCGGCTCGTAA
- a CDS encoding HPr family phosphocarrier protein: protein MTHQHATRRIVIKNQQGLHARPADAFVKLANQFQSNIEIERDTLRVSGKSILDLLTLVAEQGVQLTIIADGPDAEAAADALAALVETFVEEDDQPDTPTD from the coding sequence ATGACCCACCAGCACGCGACTCGTCGAATCGTTATTAAAAACCAGCAGGGACTGCATGCGCGTCCTGCCGACGCTTTTGTCAAACTGGCGAATCAATTTCAATCGAATATTGAAATTGAGCGTGATACGCTCCGCGTCAGCGGCAAGAGTATCCTCGACCTGCTGACGCTCGTCGCCGAACAAGGCGTGCAATTAACAATTATTGCTGACGGCCCCGACGCCGAAGCTGCGGCAGACGCTCTCGCCGCGCTGGTAGAGACCTTCGTCGAAGAAGACGACCAGCCTGACACTCCAACT
- a CDS encoding hydroxyisourate hydrolase, with protein MKLISVIKLAIFAVPLSLALLSAGCSSGGPPPGLKGIQGQVTIQGEPAPAGVRLEFQLANESFSFTVRTKADGSYKYLPLAEAPLKTGVYRVAILPPAAKTVVSDAGVAMSEKPSGPKNYGKYSNSQTSGIQATLNDEVVTLDIDLES; from the coding sequence GTGAAACTTATCTCCGTCATAAAGCTCGCCATATTCGCCGTTCCGTTATCGCTCGCACTCCTCAGCGCAGGGTGCAGCTCAGGGGGACCGCCGCCGGGTTTGAAAGGAATTCAAGGTCAAGTGACCATCCAGGGCGAGCCGGCGCCCGCTGGCGTACGGCTTGAATTCCAACTAGCGAACGAGAGCTTTTCGTTTACGGTTCGCACCAAAGCGGACGGCTCTTACAAATACCTGCCGTTGGCGGAAGCGCCACTGAAAACAGGCGTCTACCGGGTCGCGATCCTGCCGCCAGCCGCCAAGACAGTCGTTAGCGACGCAGGTGTTGCGATGAGCGAGAAACCGTCCGGCCCCAAGAATTACGGCAAGTACTCTAATAGCCAGACCAGCGGTATCCAAGCGACCCTGAATGACGAAGTCGTCACGCTTGATATCGATCTAGAATCCTAG
- a CDS encoding DUF1559 domain-containing protein: MKRTGFTLVELLVVIAIIGVLIALLLPAVQQAREAARRMSCSNNLKQIGLSLHNYHDTFNSFPYGARNMANGSWGPSFYAGLLPFLEQGNLLASLDLTVNNAGLDGNASVLKGIPPSAFVCPSFPGSTSGWNGGWDSASTYVGIAGADLSTTNFVESRKNTGFSCCSAAGGTDDGVIAAGGMLIPNRTLGFRDATDGSSNTAIIGELGGRMFLADPSAYSELSGTTVLLAGTGSPEGGHGWLMGTNEGGTPPNFGGQRAWNMTTIRYAPNTRNYDLNGISYNLGPNNPLLSEHPGGVQVVFADGHVTFISDTINLDILKYMATRDDGQVTTLP; encoded by the coding sequence ATGAAACGAACTGGATTTACCCTTGTCGAACTGTTGGTGGTTATCGCCATCATCGGAGTCTTAATTGCGCTCTTGTTACCGGCAGTTCAACAGGCGCGGGAAGCGGCGCGGCGAATGTCATGCAGCAACAATCTGAAACAGATCGGGTTGTCACTTCACAATTATCACGACACCTTTAACTCCTTTCCGTACGGCGCTCGTAATATGGCGAATGGAAGCTGGGGACCTTCGTTTTACGCCGGGTTGCTCCCATTTTTGGAGCAAGGCAACTTGCTCGCGAGCTTGGATTTAACGGTAAACAACGCTGGATTGGATGGGAACGCCAGCGTGCTAAAAGGAATTCCTCCGTCCGCGTTTGTCTGTCCTTCTTTTCCCGGCAGTACTTCAGGCTGGAATGGCGGCTGGGATTCGGCCTCTACGTATGTTGGAATTGCCGGCGCCGACCTCTCGACGACCAACTTTGTCGAATCGCGCAAGAACACCGGCTTCAGTTGCTGCAGCGCCGCCGGCGGGACCGATGACGGCGTGATCGCCGCCGGCGGGATGCTGATACCCAATCGAACGCTCGGTTTTCGTGATGCGACCGATGGCAGCTCTAACACGGCTATCATCGGCGAGCTTGGAGGACGCATGTTTTTGGCCGATCCTTCGGCCTATTCGGAACTATCGGGAACAACCGTTTTGCTTGCCGGCACCGGCAGCCCCGAAGGTGGACATGGTTGGTTGATGGGGACCAACGAAGGAGGAACGCCGCCTAACTTTGGCGGACAGCGTGCTTGGAATATGACGACGATCCGCTACGCGCCCAATACGCGTAACTACGATTTGAACGGCATTAGCTACAACCTGGGCCCCAACAACCCACTCCTCTCGGAGCACCCCGGCGGCGTTCAGGTGGTGTTTGCCGATGGTCACGTCACGTTCATCTCCGACACGATCAACCTCGATATTTTGAAATACATGGCGACTCGCGATGATGGCCAAGTTACGACGCTTCCATAA